The genomic interval TGACTGGCCGAGCGGGATCAAGATTTCGCCTGATGGCAAGACTGCCTATGTTGCATGTTCCGGTTGCATGTGGAACGCGATTGATGTAATTGATACGGGGAGGATGGAGAAGGTAAGGTCGATATATACTTCAGATTACGGTCCCAGGATGGTGGAGATATCTCCTGATGGGAAGACCCTTGTTGCGATACTTGACACGGTAGGATCGATCAACCGGAGCGTTGATTTTATTGACATTGCCAGTGGCAGGGTAGTAGAGAACAGGGTAATCCATGAGAGTTCCAACCTGAGGGATGTTGTATATACGCCGGATGGTAAATACATAGCTGTAACCCACCAGACGCCGAAGAACTGGTTGCCGGTATGTGAAGCGGAGAATGGTCAGGTATTTACGAACAACGTAACAATCATAGAGACCAAGGCCGGTGGTAAGGTAGCGAGATTACCGTTGGACGATCTCAACAATTACGATGGCAATCCGTATGGTATGGCGATGGACCCTAAGGGCAAGTATTTGTACATTGGGGTAAGAGGGATGCATCGTGTAACGATACTGGATATGGATAAGGTATTGGGTCTGGTGAGGAGCAGCACGCAGGAGGAGCTTGATTATCTGAGGGACGACCTTGGGTTGGTAAGAGATTATCTTGTTGCCAGGGTTCCTACGGGTCTGGGGCCAAG from Candidatus Kuenenia stuttgartiensis carries:
- a CDS encoding hydrazine synthase subunit beta; amino-acid sequence: MNKMIRKGMIGAVMLGAAVAISGGVATAGYIQGTHVKTDLPGPFHITMSPDGSTLFISNQSGHSVTFVDARTQKVTGEVAVRVQPEASAVTPDGAFLYVCNAESDSVSVVDIQRKQEIKEIKVGDWPSGIKISPDGKTAYVACSGCMWNAIDVIDTGRMEKVRSIYTSDYGPRMVEISPDGKTLVAILDTVGSINRSVDFIDIASGRVVENRVIHESSNLRDVVYTPDGKYIAVTHQTPKNWLPVCEAENGQVFTNNVTIIETKAGGKVARLPLDDLNNYDGNPYGMAMDPKGKYLYIGVRGMHRVTILDMDKVLGLVRSSTQEELDYLRDDLGLVRDYLVARVPTGLGPSSVCLSPDGKFCYAANYFSNNVTVIRTAVD